A genomic window from Carassius auratus strain Wakin chromosome 19, ASM336829v1, whole genome shotgun sequence includes:
- the cers2a gene encoding ceramide synthase 2a, with the protein MLSRLSEWFWNERLWFPEGLGWADLEDRDGLTYAKASDLWVSLPIALAFLIIRQIFERTVAIQLAAALGVKEKVRVQAAHNPTLESYFRITNKNPKQSEIESLGKKTGYSESQIHRWFRRRRNEERPNKMKKFREASWRFTFYLLAFIAGLAALIDKPWLYTMKEMWAGFPMMTLLPSQYWYYMIELGFYMSLLFSVASDVKRKDFKEQIVHHVATILLISFSWCVNYIRAGTLIMLVHDASDYLLESAKMFNYAGWRKACNYIFIVFAVIFIITRLVIFPFWILHCTWVYPVTVYPPFFGYYFFNGLLFVLQCLHIFWAVLILRMAIKFLPGNDIVEDERSDREETDTEDDEEEQEDRKAPVKNGPVQNGHSPLNNNHHRKNE; encoded by the exons ATGTTGTCCAGGCTGAGCGAGTGGTTCTGGAACGAGAGGCTGTGGTTTCCAGAAGGACTGGGTTGGGCTGACCTGGAGGATCGAGACGGTCTCACCTACGCCAAGGCATCTGACCTCTGGGTGTCCCTGCCCATCGCCCTCGCCTTCCTCATTATACGACAGATCTTTGAGAG GACAGTGGCCATTCAGCTGGCCGCAGCTTTGGGTGTAAAGGAGAAAGTCAGAGTGCAAGCAGCGCACAACCCCACGCTGGAGTCGTACTTCAGAATCACAAATAAAAATCCCAAACAG AGTGAAATTGAGAGTTTAGGTAAAAAGACCGGGTACTCAGAAAGTCAGATCCACAGATGGTTCAGGCGACGAAGGAATGAAGAGCGACCCAACAAGATGAAGAAGTTCAGAGAGGCCAG TTGGAGATTTACCTTTTACCTTCTTGCTTTCATTGCTGGCCTTGCTGCACTTATTGAT aaACCTTGGCTCTACACAATGAAGGAGATGTGGGCAGGGTTTCCAATGATG aCGCTGCTGCCTTCTCAGTACTGGTACTACATGATTGAACTAGGCTTTTACATGTCCCTTCTCTTCAGCGTCGCATCAGACGTCAAGCGAAAA GACTTTAAAGAACAAATAGTGCACCATGTTGCCACCATCCTGCTGATTAGTTTCTCCTGGTGTGTGAACTACATCAGAGCAGGAACCCTCATTATGCTGGTGCACGACGCCTCCGACTATCTGCTGGAG TCTGCCAAAATGTTTAACTACGCCGGCTGGAGAAAAGCGTGCAACTATATATTCATCGTATTTGctgtcatcttcatcatcaccagACTCGTCATCTTCCCATTTTG gatTTTGCATTGTACTTGGGTGTATCCGGTGACCGTTTATCCTCCGTTCTTTGGATATTACTTCTTTAATGGGCTGCTGTTTGTGCTGCAGTGTCTGCACATCTTCTGGGCCGTACTCATTCTGCGTATGGCCATCAAATTCTTGCCAGGCAAT GATATTGTGGAGGACGAGAGGAGTGACCGAGAAGAAACGGACACGGAGGACGATGAGGAAGAACAGGAGGACAGGAAAGCGCCAGTGAAAAATGGACCAGTGCAGAACGGCCACTCTCCTCTAAACAACAACCATCACCGCAAGAACGAGTGA
- the LOC113120001 gene encoding CUGBP Elav-like family member 3, translated as MKEADAIKLFIGQIPRNLEEKDLKPIFEQFGKIYELTVIKDKYTGMHKGCAFLTYCARESALKAQNALHEQKTLPGMNRPIQVKPADSEGRGDRKLFVGMLGKQLSDTDVRKMFEPFGSIEECTVLRGPDGASKGCAFVKYQSNAEAQAAISTLHGSRTLPGASSSLVVKFADTEKERGIRRMQQVASQLGVISPMSLHLGAYNAYTQALVQQQQALVAQSAYLSPVATVAAVQMQQLAALNPNSIIATPIASITPSSGTSTPPTIAATAVSALPPPIAVNSYPQVPAPPNGHSASETLYTNGLHPYQAQSPALDPLQQAYTGMQHYTATYPAAYGLVGQPFPHQHTLVAQQPQQLQQREGPEGCNIFIYHLPQEFTDSEMLQMFLPFGNVISAKVFVDRATNQSKCFGFVSFDNPASAQAAIQSMNGFQIGMKRLKVQLKRPKDANRPY; from the exons ATGAAGGAGGCCGACGCCATCAAGCTCTTCATCGGCCAGATCCCGAGGAATCTGGAGGAGAAGGACCTGAAGCCCATCTTTGAGCAGTTTGGGAAGATCTATGAGCTCACGGTGATCAAGGACAAGTACACGGGAATGCACAAAG GATGTGCGTTCTTGACGTACTGTGCGAGGGAGTCAGCCTTGAAggcccagaatgcactgcacGAGCAGAAGACATTGCCGGGG ATGAACCGCCCCATTCAAGTGAAGCCAGCGGACAGTGAGGGCAGAGGag ACAGGAAGCTGTTTGTGGGGATGTTGGGGAAACAGCTGTCAGACACCGATGTCAGAAAAATGTTTGAGCCTTTCGGGAGTATAGAGGAGTGCACGGTACTCCGAGGCCCTGACGGAGCCAGCAAAG GTTGTGCATTTGTAAAATACCAGAGTAATGCAGAAGCTCAGGCGGCTATTAGCACTCTGCACGGCAGCCGCACTCTCCCG GGTGCATCTTCTAGTCTGGTAGTGAAGTTTGCAGACACAGAGAAGGAGAGAGGAATCAGGCGTATGCAGCAGGTGGCCTCCCAGCTGGGTGTCATTAGTCCCATGAGCCTACACCTGGGAGCCTACAACGCTTACACACAGGCA CTCGTCCAACAGCAGCAGGCCTTGGTGGCTCAGTCCGCATACCTGTCTCCCGTTGCGACGGTTGCTGCAGTGCAGATGCAGCAGTTGGCTGCTCTCAATCCCAACAGCATCATAGCAACACCCATTGCCTCCATCACACCCTCCTCAG GTACGAGCACTCCTCCAACCATTGCTGCCACAGCTGTGTCTGCTCTGCCTCCACCAATCGCAGTCAACAGTTACCCTCAAGTCCCTGCACCACCCAATGGCCATTCTGCCTCTGAAACCCTCTACACCAATGGTCTCCATCCATATCAGG CTCAGAGTCCTGCACTGGATCCTCTCCAGCAGGCGTATACAGGCATGCAACACTACACGG CTACATATCCCGCTGCTTATGGATTGGTCGGTCAACCATTTCCACATCAGCACACTTTGGTTGCCCAACAGCCACAGCAGCTGCAGCAACGAGAAG GCCCAGAAGGCTgcaatatctttatttatcatcTGCCTCAGGAGTTCACGGACTCTGAGATGCTGCAGATGTTTTTGCCATTCGGTAACGTCATCTCAGCCAAGGTGTTCGTTGACCGCGCCACCAACCAGAGCAAATGCTTTG GTTTCGTAAGCTTCGACAACCCGGCGAGCGCTCAGGCTGCCATCCAGTCCATGAACGGCTTTCAGATCGGCATGAAGAGGCTTAAAGTTCAGCTGAAGAGGCCTAAAGACGCCAACCGCCCATACTGA